From the genome of Vulgatibacter sp.:
GCGCGAACTGGATCACCGCGTCGAGGCGGTTGCGGAACTCCGGCGAGAAGGCCTTCTCCAGCGCGCCGGTGGCGTTGCCGAAGGGAACGCCGCCGCCGAAGCCCACCCGGCGGCCGGAGAGCTCCCTGGCGCCGACGTTGGTGGTGAGGATCAGGATCACGTTGCGGAAGTCGGCCTTCCTGCCGTTGTTGTCGGTGAGGGTCGCGTGATCCATCACCTGGAGCAGGATGTTGAAGAGGTCGGGATGGGCCTTTTCGATCTCGTCGAGGACCACCACCGCGTAGGGCGTCTTGCGCACCGCATCGGTGAGGAGGCCGCCCTGGTCGAAGCCCACGTAGCCCGGCGGCGCGCCGATGAGGCGCGAGACGGTGTGCTTCTCCATGTACTCGGACATGTCGAAGCGGAGGAACTCCACGCCCAGCGTCTTCGCCAGCTGCTTGGAGAGCTCCGTCTTGCCCACGCCGGTGGGGCCGGCGAAGAGGAAGGAGCCGATCGGCTTGTCCCCGGCGCGAAGGCCGGAGCGCGCCAGCTTGATCGCGCTGGCCACCGCCTCGATCGCCGGGTCCTGCCCGTAGATCACCGCCTTGAGATCGGGCTCGAGCTTCTGCAGCGCGCTGCGATCGTCGGAGGAGACCGAGCGTGGCGGCACCTTCGCCATCCGGGCGATCACGATCTCCACGTCGTCGGGCGTCACCTCGCCCTTGCGCTTCTCCGGCGGCAGGAGCTTGTGCGCGGCGCCCGCCTCGTCGAGCACGTCGATCGCCTTGTCCGGCAGGTGCCGATCGGTGAGATGCTTGGCTGCGAGCTGCGCCGCGCTCACCAGCGCATCGTCGGTGTATCTGATCCCGTGGTGCTCCTCGTAGCGGGAGCGCAGGCCTTTCAGGATCTCCACCGTCTCCTCGACGGTGGGCTCGTTCACGTCGATCTTCTGGAAGCGCCGCGCCAACGCCTTGTCCCGATCGAGCGAAGATTTGTACTCGCTGAAGGTGGTCGAGCCGATGCAGCGCAGCTCGCCGGAGGAGAGCGCGGGCTTGAGCAGGTTGGAGGCGTCCATCGAGCCGCCGCTCACCGCGCCCGCACCCACCACCGTGTGGATCTCGTCGATGAAGAGGATCGGGTTGGGATGCTTCTTCAGCGCCTTGAGCACCGCTTTGAGCCGCTGCTCGAAATCGCCGCGGTAGCGCGTGCCGGCCAGCAGCGATCCCATGTCGAGGGCGAAGACCTCCGCCCCCACCAGCGGCTCGGGGACCTTGCCCTCGTGGATGCGGAGCGCGAGCCCCTCGGCGATGGCGGTCTTGCCCACGCCGGGCTCGCCCACGTAGAGCGGGTTGTTCTTGCGGCGCCGGCAGAGCACCTGGATCGTGCGCTCGATCTCCGGCTCGCGGCCGACCAGGGGATCGATCTTTCCCTCCGCCGCCCGCTCGACCAGGTTCTGGGCGTAGGCCTCGAGCGGATCCTTCGCCTGCGGCGCTGCTTCCTCGTCCTCGTCCGCCGCGGCGAACTCGGCCTCCTCCTCGTCCTCGAGGTCGGACTCCACGCCGTGGGAGAGGAATTGGATCACGTCGAGCCGCTCGATCCCCTGTGAGCGGAGCAGGTAGACCGCGTGGCTGTCCTCCTCGCGGAAGATCGAGGCGAGCACCGAGCCGCCGTCGACCTCCTCGCGCTCGGAGGAGAAGGCGTGGATCGCCGCCCGCTGGATCACCCGGGCGAAGCCCAGCGTCGGCGTCGGCTCGAACTCCGCGTCCTCGGGGAGCTCCTCGAAGTTGTCGGCGAGGAAGGTGATCAGCTCGTCGCGGAGCTCCGCCACGTCGCCGCCGGTGGCGACGATCGCCTTCTTCGCCAGCGGATCGTCGAGGAGCGCGAGGAGCAGGTGCTCGAGCGACACGTGCTCGTGGCGGCGCATCCGCGCCGTCTCGAACGCCCGCTCGAGCGTCTGCTGCAGATCGGTGGTGAGCTGTGGGGTCTTTGCCATCTACTCCGGCTCCATCGTGCACAACAGCGGGTACTGGTGTTCCTTCGCCAGCGCCTTCACCTTCTCGACCTTCGTCTCCGCCACGTCGCGGGTGTAGACGCCGGCCACGCCCACGCCGTTGTTGTGGACGTGCAGCATGATGGCCACTGCCTCGCTCTCGGTCCGGTGGAAGACGCCCTGGAGGATGAACACCACGAACTCGCGGGTCGTGTAGTCGTCGTTGTGGAGGAGGACCTTCCACATCGGCGGCTTCGCCAGCTTCTTCTTCGTCTTGGGTAGGGTGCGGGTGATCACGCCCGTGTCGTCTTCGAACTGCCTCGGCATGTCTGTCTAGCTCTCCTGTGGGCGCAGAGCCGTAGAGGACCGGTACGATGCCACGCGTGCCTCCAACAGGAACGCTTCGCGCTCGAGAAATTCTCGAACCGCCCGAGCGAGCCGCGGATCTGCCAGCCAATGGGCGGAGCGGGTGAACGCCGGCTCGAAGCCCCGGCTCAGCTTGTGCTCGCCCCCTGCGCCGGGCTCGAAGACCGAGAGGCCCCTGGCGATGCAATCGTCGATCGAGTGGTAGTAGCAGACGTGGAAGTGGAGGAAGGGATGCTCCTCCAGCGCGCCCCAGTAGCGGCCGTAGAGTCGCGTCGCGGAGGCGACGTTGAGCGCGCCGGCGACGACCCTCCCCTCCCGCCGCGCCTCCACCCACTCCACCCCGGGCACGGTGCGCAGGATCCGGGCGAAGAAATCGCGGTTCAGGTAGCGCATCCCCCAGACCATCTTGTCGACGGTGGAGAGGTAGATCCGGTGGACGAGGTCGGGGTCGAGCGCCCGCACCTCATCACCGCGCAGGGTCCGAATCTCGATCCCCTGCTTCGCCGCCGCAGCCCGCTCCCTGCGCAGGTTGGCGCGCTGCTTGGCCGGGAAGCGGGCGAGGAAATCGTCCCAGGTCCGGTAGCCGGCGTTGCGCCAGTGGTATTGCAGGCCGACGCGGGTGGCGTAGCCCGCCGACTCCAGCGCCTCGCCCTGCCCGTCGGTCGGAAAGAGCACGTGCACGCCGGAGAGCCCCAGCTCCCGGGCCACCTCGACCGCTGCGAGGCTGAGCGCCGTTTCGAGCGCGGCGCGATCCTCGCCGGGCGCCACGAGGAAGCGCTCGCCGGTGGCGGGGGTGAAGGGCACCGCCACGGTGAGCTTGGGGTAGTAGCGGATCCCGGCGCGCTCCGCCGCCTCGGCCCAGCCCCAGTCGAAGACGAACTCGCCCCGGGAGTCGGCCCGCACCCAGGCAGGCGCCGCTGCGACGAGCCGCTCGCCCCGCCACAGGGTGAGGTGCCGCGGCGTCCAGCCGGTCTCCGGCGCTGCGGCGCCGGAGGCCTCGAGGGCGTCGATCCACGCGTGGGCGAGGAAGGGCGTCGAGTCCCGACCGAGGAGCGCGTCCCAGCTGGCGGCGGGTACCTCTGCGATGGCGCCGAGGAGGCGCAGGGTGGTGCTCGGCGTGCTCAAGATCGTTGGGGATAGCCCCCGGCAGACGTTCGCGCAACGTTCCCCGCCATCCGACCCTGCGGGGCGCTTGCCCCTCGGGGGAGGGCGCCCCATCTCCACCCCGATCCCCCCTTGGCGGAGGGCCGGTCATGTCGCCCCACCTCGCGCGCCGCGTCGAGCAGCTGAAGACCAGCCTCTGGACG
Proteins encoded in this window:
- the clpA gene encoding ATP-dependent Clp protease ATP-binding subunit ClpA; translation: MAKTPQLTTDLQQTLERAFETARMRRHEHVSLEHLLLALLDDPLAKKAIVATGGDVAELRDELITFLADNFEELPEDAEFEPTPTLGFARVIQRAAIHAFSSEREEVDGGSVLASIFREEDSHAVYLLRSQGIERLDVIQFLSHGVESDLEDEEEAEFAAADEDEEAAPQAKDPLEAYAQNLVERAAEGKIDPLVGREPEIERTIQVLCRRRKNNPLYVGEPGVGKTAIAEGLALRIHEGKVPEPLVGAEVFALDMGSLLAGTRYRGDFEQRLKAVLKALKKHPNPILFIDEIHTVVGAGAVSGGSMDASNLLKPALSSGELRCIGSTTFSEYKSSLDRDKALARRFQKIDVNEPTVEETVEILKGLRSRYEEHHGIRYTDDALVSAAQLAAKHLTDRHLPDKAIDVLDEAGAAHKLLPPEKRKGEVTPDDVEIVIARMAKVPPRSVSSDDRSALQKLEPDLKAVIYGQDPAIEAVASAIKLARSGLRAGDKPIGSFLFAGPTGVGKTELSKQLAKTLGVEFLRFDMSEYMEKHTVSRLIGAPPGYVGFDQGGLLTDAVRKTPYAVVVLDEIEKAHPDLFNILLQVMDHATLTDNNGRKADFRNVILILTTNVGARELSGRRVGFGGGVPFGNATGALEKAFSPEFRNRLDAVIQFAQLGPAEIGRVVEKNVRELQAQLADKNVTLELTGPARDWLAEHGYDPAFGARPMARLVEKTLKKPLAEAILFGALAGGGKATVVVEGEELALRYDAA
- the clpS gene encoding ATP-dependent Clp protease adapter ClpS, giving the protein MPRQFEDDTGVITRTLPKTKKKLAKPPMWKVLLHNDDYTTREFVVFILQGVFHRTESEAVAIMLHVHNNGVGVAGVYTRDVAETKVEKVKALAKEHQYPLLCTMEPE
- a CDS encoding GNAT family N-acetyltransferase, whose amino-acid sequence is MSTPSTTLRLLGAIAEVPAASWDALLGRDSTPFLAHAWIDALEASGAAAPETGWTPRHLTLWRGERLVAAAPAWVRADSRGEFVFDWGWAEAAERAGIRYYPKLTVAVPFTPATGERFLVAPGEDRAALETALSLAAVEVARELGLSGVHVLFPTDGQGEALESAGYATRVGLQYHWRNAGYRTWDDFLARFPAKQRANLRRERAAAAKQGIEIRTLRGDEVRALDPDLVHRIYLSTVDKMVWGMRYLNRDFFARILRTVPGVEWVEARREGRVVAGALNVASATRLYGRYWGALEEHPFLHFHVCYYHSIDDCIARGLSVFEPGAGGEHKLSRGFEPAFTRSAHWLADPRLARAVREFLEREAFLLEARVASYRSSTALRPQES